The Salegentibacter mishustinae genomic interval CCAAAAAGCTTTGGAAGATGCAGGAACAGATCCTGAAACTCTAGATTACATAATTGTAGCTCATAATTATGGCGACGTTAAACACGAAAGTATTCAGAGTGATACCGTACCAAGTATAGCCACCAGGGTTAAATATCATTTACGAATTAAAAACCCTAAATGTGTTGGTTATGATGTGCTTTTTGGATGTCCCGGTTGGATTGAAGGACTCATCCAGGCGCAGGCATTTATGAAAGCCGGAATGGCAAAAAAATGCCTGGTAATTGGTGCCGAAGCTTTATCTAGAGTAGTAGATAAACACGACCGTGACTCTATGATTTTTTCTGATGGCGCCGGTGCCGTGGTTTTGGAAGAAACCGAAGAAGAAGGGGGAATCCTCGCTCACGAATCAGGCACTTATGCTTTTAACGAAGCTAACTATATTTACTTCGGAAAATCTAACCGAACAGAAGCGCCAGACGATCTACGATATATCAAAATGAACGGCCGCAAGATCTATGAATTTGCATTAATGAATGTTCCGGCTGCGATGAAAACCTGTCTGGAAAATAGCGGTAAAAGCATAAAAGATCTAAAAAAGGTCTTTATTCACCAGGCCAATGAAAAGATGGACGAGGCTATTATTAAGCGTTTTTATAAACTTCATCAATTAGAAGCGCCTAAAAATGTTATGCCAATGACTATCCAGGAGCTTGGTAACAGCAGTGTTGCTACCGTTCCTACACTTTATGATCTTGTAGTAAAAAATAAAATCGCAGATCAACAACTTGAAAAAGGCGATGTAGTGATGTTCGCCAGCGTTGGAGCTGGAATGAATGTAAATGCAATAGTTTACCAATACTAAATGTACGAAAATAGCTTCCCCAATAAACGATACAAGGAAACTTTAGAGTTTTTAGAAGCTAATGTACCCGCCCCTCAAAAAATCCTTGATTTAGGCGTAAAAAACCCTTTTTCAGAAATTATGGAAAAACATAATTACAGGGTACAAAATACAGAAGGGGAAGATCTGGACCTAAACACTAAAGCCGTAGAAACTAACGCTTATAATGTGGTAACGGCATTCGAAATTTTTGAGCACCTGGTTTCTCCTTATAACGTTTTATCAAATATTAAAGCCGATAAATTAGTAGCTACTGTTCCTCTTAAATTGTGGTTTTCCAGCGCATATAGAAGCAAAACAGATATGCGAGACAGGCATTACCACGAGTTTGAGGACTGGCAATTCGATTGGCTTTTAGAAAAAGCAGGATGGAAAATTATTAGTCGAAAAAAATGGACCAACCCTGTTAACAAATTGGGACTTAGACCTATTTTAAGATATTTCACGCCTAGATATTACGCGGTTTATGCAGAGCGGATTTAAGCGAAATTAATCTTTGCAGAACCTTTAAATTTCGCCACTTGAAGATTTATATTATTATCCCGGCATATAATGAAGCTGAATTTATTGGTGAGACGCTTCAGTCTTTAATCAGCCAAAGTCAACCGGCTCATAAAATTGTAGTCGTAGATGATGGTTCTACTGATAAAACTCCGGAAATAGTCTCAGAATTTTCTAAAAAATATCCTGAAATATCACTGATAAAAAATACTTCAGAAGGCAAACATTTGCCCGGTAGCAAAGTTGTAAACGCTTTTAATATAGGTTTTAAAACACTTGACGACAATTTTGATATTGTTTGTAAGTTTGATGCCGATCTAATCTTTCCAAAGGATTATTTAGAAAAAATTAGCCTTCTTTTTGATCAAAATCCCAGAACCGGGATGGTAGGCGGATTCTGTGAAATTGAGAAAAATGGAGAATGGATCCTGGAAAATCTAACAGGAAAGGATCATATTCGCGGTGCGTTAAAAGTTTATCGAAAAGACTGCTTTAAGGATATTGGTGGTCTTAAACCGGCTATGGGATGGGACACCGCAGATGAACTACTTGCTCAGTATCACGGTTGGGAAATAAAAACCGATGAAAACCTAAGGGTAAAACACCTTAAACCTACCGGAAAAAACTACACCAAAACTTCAAAATATAAGCAGGGCGAAGCTTTTTACAGCTTGAGATATGGCCTTGTGATCACTTTTATAGCTTCAGCTAAACTTGCATTTAAAAAGAAAGACTTTAGCTTTTTTATAGATTGTATCACGGGATTCTTATATGCTAAAAATGAAAAACGACCTTATCTTGTTAGTAAAGATGAAGGCCGTTTTATTAAAAATCTTCGCTGGAAAAAAATGCAGGAGAAATTATTCTGAAACCTCAGTTTCTTCAGCATCTAGCATCATATACAATGGTTTTCCAGTAGTTCCGCTAGGGAATGAGATACCTAAAAGTGCCGATAACGTTGGTGCGATATCAACAATTTCTGTTCTTTGGGTTGTGCTGCCCTTTTTCACTCCGTTTCCGTAGAAAATTAAAGGAGCGTGAGTATCATACATCAAACCACTACCGTGGGTAGAACCCGTTCTTGAATATACGATAGTTGCAGGATCTAAAACATAAACCACATCTCCACTTCTTTTTTGATTAAATCCGTTTTGAATAGCTACAGCTGCTCCAGACACAAAGCTACCGCTGCTAAGCTGATCTCTGGTATATACTTTATCTATTTGATCTAATTGAAGAATATAATGCGCCATTTTAGATTGTAACTCTGAGGAGCTAATTTCTGCTTCTTCCATCACTTCGTAATTAAAGAAAATCTGATTGTTATAGACGCTTTCTATAAGCTCATCTTCATCAAATTCTTCAGAGACAAATTGCTCAAGCTCTTCTCTAAACTCATCAGACTCAAAATAGCCTGCTGGAATATTTACAGAATCAAGATAAGCCGGAACATCTCCCCCACCGTGATCTGCCGATAGAAAAATTGTATAATTACCTTCTCCAACTTGCTCATTTAATTCTTCTAATAGTTGCGCTATATTTTTATCAAGCCGCAGATAAGTATCCTGAATTTCTTTAGAGTTCACTCCAAAATTGTGACCTATCTTATCGGTACTTGAAAAACTTAGGGTAAGGAAATCGGTATCAACATCCTGTCCCAATTCTTCAGCCTCAATTGCCGCCAAAGCAAATTCGAGAGTAATATCATTCCCATAAGCTGAATTTTCAATGATATCGAATCCACCGTTTTCTTTGCTTAATTCAGCTAAATCATAGGGAAAGGTGGCATCTTCTTTTCCTCTAAAACCACCTTCAAAATTATTCTTGTCGCTTCCGCTTTCTTTATAGGTTTCAATATCATAAAGAGTATTCCATGGTTTTAAATAAGCTTCTACCTTGTCTGAATCGTTAAAGTCTTTAACCCATTGCGGCAATTCTTCCATATAATATGAACTGGTTATCCACTTGCCTTCGTCGTCACCATGAAACCAGTAAGCTGCATTGGCAGTATGCCCGGCGGGCAGAATAGAGCCACGATCTTTAATAGAAACACCAATGGTTTTTCCGCGCATTTGGGTATGTAATCTGTTTTCATCACTCACTGTAGTAGTTTTCATCCTGTGCGGAGACATTTTCCCGGCATCATCTTCAGTTCCTACCGGCTCTACCGAATCATCTCCTGCGCAATAAACCGATTCGTGGATAAATTTATCATACCAGCCGTTTCCTATAATTCCATGATTCATTGGGCTGGTGCCTGTATAAACCGAGGCGTGACCAGGGCCGGTATAAGTAGGCACATAATTAAAATGGTTATTTTTAAAGTTGTAACCTTCATTTACTAATTTCTTAAATCCATCTTCTCCAAATCGATCCCAAAATCGGGTAAGATAATCATAGCGCATTTGGTCCACTACAATTCCTACTACCAGCTTGGGTTGCTCCTGGGACTTTTCCTGAGAAAAAGCCTGAAAGGTTAATAATCCTGTAAATAGTAAAAATGCTAATCGCTTCATCTTGTATTGTTTTATAGAAGTAGCTCAAAATTACTAAACTTATTGGGCTAAAGATTAATTCTTCGTTAAATACTTTGGAGTAATTTTTTAGTATTTTAGCTTTACAAAAATTGCTTAATGAACTATCTACACTCCATTGGGGAATATTTTTTAATGTTGAAAGGAACTTTTCACCGAATGACAAAAACATCGGTTCTTAGAAGTTTGATCCTTAAAGAAATAGACGACCTAATTATTGGCTCGATGGGAATCGTGTCTTTTTTATCCTTTTTTATTGGAGCTGTAGTGGCTTTGCAAACCGCGTTAAATTTAAATAATCCATTAATACCAAAATCCCTGGTAGCATATGCGGCAAGGCAATCTATAATTCTTGAATTTGCTCCTACTTTTATCTCCATTATTATGGCGGGTAAAGTGGGCTCTTATATCACCTCCAGCATTGGCTCTATGAACGTTACCGAACAGATTGATGCTCTGGAAGTGATGGGTATTAATTCTTTAAACTATCTTATTTTCCCTAAGATCGTAGCAATGCTTTTTTATCCGTTTGTAATTGCTATTTCCATGTTCCTGGGAATCCTTGGCGCTTATACTGCAGCGGTTATGGGAGGTTTTGTCCCCCCAGATCTTTTTGTGCAGGGACTTCAGGAAGATTTTATACCATTTCACCTTGTTTACGCCTTTATTAAAACATTTTTATTCGCCTTTATTTTGGCCACCGTTCCTGCTTACCACGGCTATTATATGAAAGGTGGCGCGCTAGAAGTTGGTGAAGCCAGTACCACCTCTTTTGTTTGGACTAGTGTGGTTATTATTATTACAAATTACGCAGTAACCCAATTATTACTAAGCTAATGATAGAAGTAGAAAATTTACATAAAGCGTTTGATGGCGAGGAAGTCTTAAAAGGGATAGATTTTAAGTTTGAAAAAAGTAAAACCAATCTTATTATAGGGCAATCTGGTTCTGGGAAAAGTGTACTCCTAAAATGTATGTTAGGTTTATTTACTCCTGAAAAAGGAATTATAAAATATGACGGAAAACCTTATAGTGAATTTACTGAAGATGAACGCAAAGATCTTAGTAAACAAATAGGAATGGTTTTTCAGGGCGGCGCTCTATTTGATTCTATGACCGTGGAAGAGAATGTAATGTTTCCTTTAAAAATGTTCACTAAAAAACAACACAAGGAAAATAAAGAACGAGTTAAGGAGGTTTTAAACCGAGTAAATCTTGATGGTAACGAGAAAAAAATGCCTTCTGAAATAAGCGGTGGAATGCAGAAGCGTGTCTCTATTGCCCGAGCTATTGTTAACCGACCCAAATACTTGTTTTGCGATGAACCTAACTCAGGATTGGATCCTAAAACCGCTACAGTGATAGACAATCTTATTCAGGAGATTACGCACGAATACGATATCACTACAATTATCATTACTCACGATATGAATTCGGTTTTAGAAATTGGAGAAAACATCGCCTTTTTAAAAGACGGAGTTTTAGCCTGGAAAGGAGATAAATCACAGATCTTTAAAACCGACGACGAAACCGTAACCGATTTTGTTTACTCTTCAAACCTATTTCAGAAAGTAAGAGAAGCGCAACAACAAGGACTTTAATTAACAGATTTCACCTGAAGCGTATCCAGTTTCAACCTAACTTTTAACCATCTTTCAAAACGTTGTTTTTGTTCCGAGATCTGGCTGGTTTTTAAGTCATCTTTCCAACCTACGGTAAATGTTGGGATAGTATCTGTTTTCGCGAAATTTGTAGTAATTAAGTTAGAGTAACCTAACTCTTCTATCCCATCATAATTTATTTTCGCCTCCTGGCTTACGTCGCTAAAAGAAAAACTACTGTTCCGGTATTTCGAAATTTCATTTTCCAATAGCGCTATTTTTTCGTCTTTATTTTCAATAAGCTCCTGGTTTTTCATATAAAGATCTTCCAGAATTCCACTTCTAACCTGCATAGAAAGTTCATCTATTGCTCCACTGGGATCTTCTCCCTGGTGTATCACTAATTCAGTTTCCTTTAAAGCCTCAATATCCTCTAATTGTTTCTGCCAGGTGGTAATAATAGTCTTAGGTACGCGCTTTCCAATTAAATATACTTCAATGCTTTTCTCTTTATAATCGTAGGAAGATTTTATGGTTTCCGTACCATCATACCTCATTACGTTAGCTATAAAGTCTTTAGCTTTAGATTCAAATAGTTGCTCCTGAAGCAGGAATACAAACAAAATCACACTGGGAATCATGACAATTACGGCGATGGTAGATGCTATTTGGGCGGTTCTTCTTCGTCTTTTACTATTTACATATTTCACCAGAGGAAAACCAAGAACTTTAGTTACCACAAAAGTTGAAAGGGCGATAAATACCGCGTTAATTGAAAAAAGATACAAAGCGCCACCAGCATAAGACCAGTTTCCAATTGCCAAACCGTAGCCTACAGTACATAAAGGTGGCATAAGTGCAGTTGCAATCGCAACACCAAGAATCACACTGGCTATGGTCCCCTTTTTTGTTTTAGCTACGATTAGTGCCAATCCACCAAAAATAGCAACCAAAACATCTAAAATTGTTGGATAAGTTCGGGCTATAAGTTCGGGTGTTTCTTCTTTCACCGGCGAAACGAGAAAATAAATATAAGCGGTAAGTACACTTAAACCCACCATTAAACCAAGATTGATAAAAGACTTTCTTAAAGTAAGTACGTCATTTATCGCAACAGACATTCCCACACCAACTATTGGCCCCATTAGAGGTGAGATAAGCATCGCACCAATAACAACTGCTGTACTACTTACATTTAGACCAATAGAGGCCACAAAAATGGAAAATATAAGAATCCAGGCATTATGACCTTTAAACGAGATATCCTTTTTTACAGCCTCTATGGTGGATTCTCTATCGGTATCATGCCGAATTTCCAGTAACTCTCTTATAAGCGCTTTTATGTTCTGCCAGATCCCTTTTGCATTTGCCCCCAAATCTTCAGATTTCTCGTGCGGAGGCAGAGATTTATTACTTTCAGGCTTTTGATTATTATCCATATAATTTTAACCTAGATCTTCTCCAAATTTCTCAATAGCTTTTTCGCGAAGCGCCTTGATTTCCTGTATTTTCTTTTTCGGAGTAATTAACAATACTCTATCATCTTCTACTACCACAAAATCATTCAAGCCATCCAGAACAACTACTTTATTGTTTTGAGTTTTAATGATATTTCCGGTAGAATTTAAAGGTAGCAATCTTCCGTTTACCATGGTATTTTGGTTTTCGTCTTGCGGTAATTCATCTTCCAACGACTTCCAGGTACCCAGATCGTTCCATTTAAATTTCGCCGGAATCACATATACACTATCAGACTTTTCCATAATAGCGTAATCTATAGAAACATTTTGGGCTTTATGATAATTTTCCTCTAAAAACTCCAGTTCTTTTTCGGTATTATAAAACTCGCTCCCTTTCTCAAAAAGCCTGAAAGTTTCGGGATGATATTTTTGAAAACTCTCTACAATAAAAGCAGCACTCCATATAAATATGCCCGCGTTCCAAACGTAATTGCCTTCTTCAATAAAAGTTTCTGCCTTTTTAAAAGAAGGCTTTTCGGTGAACTTTAATACCGGTTTAGCACCTTCAGCATCATCTTTTTTATATTGAATATATCCATAACCAGTATTGGGAAAAGTAGGCTCGATTCCCAGGGTAATTAATTTATCTTCTGAAGCTACAATTTGAAAAGCTTCTTCAATATTTTCCTGAAATGCAGTATCTCCCTGAATCCAGTGGTCGCTGGGCGCCACTAAAATTAAGGCGTCTTTATTCTTCTTTTTAATCTTCAAGGCCCCCAATAAAATACTGGGAGCGGTATTCCGCATCTCGGGCTCCAGTACAATTTGATCATCCTCAACCTGCGGCAATTGCTCTTTTACAGATTCCTTATAATCTTTATGGGTAAGAATTATGATATTTTCTAAAGGCATTAGCTTCGCCAAACGATGAAAAGTAGTTTGTATAAGTGTAGATCCCACGCCCAAAATATCCTGAAATTGCTTAGGATATTGAGTAGTACTTACTGGCCAGAACCGTGAACCAATTCCACCAGCCATTAAGATTGCGTAGTGATTTGTGTTTTTCATAAAAAAAGGAATTAATTTTTGAGCAACTCTACTTCTGCATTGGGTTGAAACAAATAAATTTTACCCGTGTCTACTTCCAGACATTCGTAGCGTTTTATTCTTCTTTCCCCTTTTTTAAACGTTTTCCCATTATAGATTCTAAAAATTCCTCCAAGCGGGATTTCAAAAATATAATTTTTATCGTTCTCAGGATCAAAAGTTTTGAGCGCTACAGATAATTTTGCATCGGTATCGCTACTGGCTTTAGGATTTCTAAAATGCTGCGCAATTAAAGGAAGTAATCCTGAAGGAAAAATTTCGGGCCTAATAAAAGGCAACATTAATTCCCTGAAAGTAAATTTCCACTCCTGCCCGTGGGGCTTTATTTGCCTTCCAAATTTCTCAAAAGCTAACAAATGGGCGATCTCATGAACTAAAGTAATTAAAAAACGATATTTATTTAAATTGGCATTAACCGTAATTTGTTGCGCCCCATTTGGCATTCTGCGATAATCGCCGTGCCTTGTCTTACGTTCATTTACAATTTTTAAATGAACATTATTGTCCTTTATCATTTCAAACACTGGAGAAACGGCTCGTTCTGGAATATATCTTTCAAGGATTTCTCTCATTGGCTACGGCGTACTGTTAGAAACCTGGAGCAATTTACCATTATAAAATTTATGTCCTGTAAGGCTAAAATTGGCAATATACTCGGCCATATCTTTTGCTGAAAGCGGAACTTCCAAGCCAGGAAATGCTTCTTCCAGCATTTCGGTTTGTACAGCACCAAGAGCAAGTACATTAAATGAAGGTCCCTTTTCTTTGTATTCTTCGGCTAAAAGCTCGGTTAATGTAATTACTGCCGCTTTACTGGAACTATAAGCTGAAAGTCCAGGAAATTTCACACTACCCTGTACACCGCCCATGGTACTAATATTCACCACGTGCGCATCTTTTTTCATAAAGGGCAACATTTTTTGAGTTAAACCAATTACTCCAAAAACATTGGTACTATATATCTGCTGAAATTCTTCAGCTGAAATTTTTTCAAAATCTTTATTAATAAGTGCACCGGCGTTGTTTATTAAAACATCTACCTGTTTCCATTTGGTCTCTACAAACGCTGAAACTTTTTCGAGATCTTCAGCTTTGGAAATATCGCAAGATATAGCAGTTACATTTTCTAAATTTAACTCAGAAACCGGTTTATCATTTCGGGAAAGCGCCAGTACTTTGTACCCTTTTTCAGCAAAGAGCTTCACCATTTCGTACCCCATCCCACGGCTGGTTCCTGTTATGACAATATGTTTCATTTTTTTAATAATCTTTTAATCTCAGTTAAATAAATTTCTAACAGATTCTATTTGAACTATGTTGGTATTACTCCGAAACCTGTTTGTTTAATTTTATTTCCTTTTCAGGTGTATTGGCCATTTTCAATATTCCCGGAATCACACTTTCTATTACGTTGGTCATATGCGCTAAATCAAGCTTTTCGGCTTCATCTGCAACGTGGTGATAGTAATCGTAATTAGTAAAATCGAACGTTGAAATTGTTTGTGCAGGCACATTAAATTCTTCGAAAAACGGGTAGTTATCGCTTCTTTTAAATAGATTATATTCTTTAGCCTGCGGTAAAAACCCAAGCACTTTTTCTCCAGAATATTCATTGAATTTTTCAGCGAAATTAGAGTTTTCGTAACCGGTGAGATAACCTATATAATCTTTATTATTCATTGGTACGCCAATCATTTCAAAATTGAATAAAGCGTATAAATCCAATTTATCTTCTTTAAGTTCCTGTGCGATTCTCTTTGCACCTACCAGCCCCATTTCTTCCGCAGAAAATAACACGAACATAATGCTTCGTTTATTATTATCTATTTTGGCAAATTTCTTAGCCAGCTCTACAACTGCAACCGTTCCAGCAGCATTATCGTTAGCTCCATTGGCAATAGAATCTCCTTCTATGGGTTCCTGGATTCCAATATGATCGTAATGCGCTCCCAAAACGATAAACTCATCCTTCAGCTTAGGATCATTGCCTTCCAACATTCCAACAATATTAAATCCTTCAACGCCGTTTATTTCAAAATTATGGCGATAGGTATCAAAATATTTTTGGATGCCATTCGCCTCAAAAACCTTTTCGATTCTTTGCGCGGCAAGCTCAATTCCTTCTGTACCGGTTTGCCTTCCTGCTAATTCGTTTGAAGACAAATAATTCAGTAACGCTTCAACTTCATTTTGCTGAACATTGACATTTAAACTGGTTTTTACTTCCTGGGAAGATTGAACCGCTTGTGAATTTCCGCAGGAAATAGTAAGCAGGGAAGCTGCAAGTATCGTAAAACTTAAAGTAATTTTTCTCATACCGTTAAAGATAAAAAAATCCCGCAAGTGTGCGGGATTTTAATAATTAGTTATTATAAACCTGAGTTACGCTAACATAGTTACCGGATTTTCCAGGTAAGTTTTAAGCGTTTTCAAAAAAGCAGCACCGGTTGCACCGTCTACCGTTCTGTGATCGCAGGCTAGTGTTAACTTCATTGTATTTCCAACTACAATCTCTCCATTTTTCACTACTGGTTTTTCAACGATAGTTCCTACAGAAAGAATTGCAGAGTTTGGTTGGTTAATGATACTTGTAAACTCAACAATACCAAACATTCCAAGATTAGATACGGTAAAAGTACTTCCTTCCATATCTTTTGGTTGTAACTTCTTGCTTCTGG includes:
- a CDS encoding 3-oxoacyl-ACP synthase III family protein encodes the protein MNIKITGTGSYIPKVITANADFDNHEFYNLDGTGFPQDNKTTIAKFKAITGIEERRYLEENLNTSDMAVIAAQKALEDAGTDPETLDYIIVAHNYGDVKHESIQSDTVPSIATRVKYHLRIKNPKCVGYDVLFGCPGWIEGLIQAQAFMKAGMAKKCLVIGAEALSRVVDKHDRDSMIFSDGAGAVVLEETEEEGGILAHESGTYAFNEANYIYFGKSNRTEAPDDLRYIKMNGRKIYEFALMNVPAAMKTCLENSGKSIKDLKKVFIHQANEKMDEAIIKRFYKLHQLEAPKNVMPMTIQELGNSSVATVPTLYDLVVKNKIADQQLEKGDVVMFASVGAGMNVNAIVYQY
- a CDS encoding class I SAM-dependent methyltransferase, translating into MYENSFPNKRYKETLEFLEANVPAPQKILDLGVKNPFSEIMEKHNYRVQNTEGEDLDLNTKAVETNAYNVVTAFEIFEHLVSPYNVLSNIKADKLVATVPLKLWFSSAYRSKTDMRDRHYHEFEDWQFDWLLEKAGWKIISRKKWTNPVNKLGLRPILRYFTPRYYAVYAERI
- a CDS encoding glycosyltransferase family 2 protein; amino-acid sequence: MKIYIIIPAYNEAEFIGETLQSLISQSQPAHKIVVVDDGSTDKTPEIVSEFSKKYPEISLIKNTSEGKHLPGSKVVNAFNIGFKTLDDNFDIVCKFDADLIFPKDYLEKISLLFDQNPRTGMVGGFCEIEKNGEWILENLTGKDHIRGALKVYRKDCFKDIGGLKPAMGWDTADELLAQYHGWEIKTDENLRVKHLKPTGKNYTKTSKYKQGEAFYSLRYGLVITFIASAKLAFKKKDFSFFIDCITGFLYAKNEKRPYLVSKDEGRFIKNLRWKKMQEKLF
- the pafA gene encoding alkaline phosphatase PafA; translation: MKRLAFLLFTGLLTFQAFSQEKSQEQPKLVVGIVVDQMRYDYLTRFWDRFGEDGFKKLVNEGYNFKNNHFNYVPTYTGPGHASVYTGTSPMNHGIIGNGWYDKFIHESVYCAGDDSVEPVGTEDDAGKMSPHRMKTTTVSDENRLHTQMRGKTIGVSIKDRGSILPAGHTANAAYWFHGDDEGKWITSSYYMEELPQWVKDFNDSDKVEAYLKPWNTLYDIETYKESGSDKNNFEGGFRGKEDATFPYDLAELSKENGGFDIIENSAYGNDITLEFALAAIEAEELGQDVDTDFLTLSFSSTDKIGHNFGVNSKEIQDTYLRLDKNIAQLLEELNEQVGEGNYTIFLSADHGGGDVPAYLDSVNIPAGYFESDEFREELEQFVSEEFDEDELIESVYNNQIFFNYEVMEEAEISSSELQSKMAHYILQLDQIDKVYTRDQLSSGSFVSGAAVAIQNGFNQKRSGDVVYVLDPATIVYSRTGSTHGSGLMYDTHAPLIFYGNGVKKGSTTQRTEIVDIAPTLSALLGISFPSGTTGKPLYMMLDAEETEVSE
- a CDS encoding MlaE family ABC transporter permease, yielding MNYLHSIGEYFLMLKGTFHRMTKTSVLRSLILKEIDDLIIGSMGIVSFLSFFIGAVVALQTALNLNNPLIPKSLVAYAARQSIILEFAPTFISIIMAGKVGSYITSSIGSMNVTEQIDALEVMGINSLNYLIFPKIVAMLFYPFVIAISMFLGILGAYTAAVMGGFVPPDLFVQGLQEDFIPFHLVYAFIKTFLFAFILATVPAYHGYYMKGGALEVGEASTTSFVWTSVVIIITNYAVTQLLLS
- a CDS encoding ABC transporter ATP-binding protein produces the protein MIEVENLHKAFDGEEVLKGIDFKFEKSKTNLIIGQSGSGKSVLLKCMLGLFTPEKGIIKYDGKPYSEFTEDERKDLSKQIGMVFQGGALFDSMTVEENVMFPLKMFTKKQHKENKERVKEVLNRVNLDGNEKKMPSEISGGMQKRVSIARAIVNRPKYLFCDEPNSGLDPKTATVIDNLIQEITHEYDITTIIITHDMNSVLEIGENIAFLKDGVLAWKGDKSQIFKTDDETVTDFVYSSNLFQKVREAQQQGL
- a CDS encoding DUF389 domain-containing protein, with amino-acid sequence MDNNQKPESNKSLPPHEKSEDLGANAKGIWQNIKALIRELLEIRHDTDRESTIEAVKKDISFKGHNAWILIFSIFVASIGLNVSSTAVVIGAMLISPLMGPIVGVGMSVAINDVLTLRKSFINLGLMVGLSVLTAYIYFLVSPVKEETPELIARTYPTILDVLVAIFGGLALIVAKTKKGTIASVILGVAIATALMPPLCTVGYGLAIGNWSYAGGALYLFSINAVFIALSTFVVTKVLGFPLVKYVNSKRRRRTAQIASTIAVIVMIPSVILFVFLLQEQLFESKAKDFIANVMRYDGTETIKSSYDYKEKSIEVYLIGKRVPKTIITTWQKQLEDIEALKETELVIHQGEDPSGAIDELSMQVRSGILEDLYMKNQELIENKDEKIALLENEISKYRNSSFSFSDVSQEAKINYDGIEELGYSNLITTNFAKTDTIPTFTVGWKDDLKTSQISEQKQRFERWLKVRLKLDTLQVKSVN
- a CDS encoding mannose-1-phosphate guanylyltransferase → MKNTNHYAILMAGGIGSRFWPVSTTQYPKQFQDILGVGSTLIQTTFHRLAKLMPLENIIILTHKDYKESVKEQLPQVEDDQIVLEPEMRNTAPSILLGALKIKKKNKDALILVAPSDHWIQGDTAFQENIEEAFQIVASEDKLITLGIEPTFPNTGYGYIQYKKDDAEGAKPVLKFTEKPSFKKAETFIEEGNYVWNAGIFIWSAAFIVESFQKYHPETFRLFEKGSEFYNTEKELEFLEENYHKAQNVSIDYAIMEKSDSVYVIPAKFKWNDLGTWKSLEDELPQDENQNTMVNGRLLPLNSTGNIIKTQNNKVVVLDGLNDFVVVEDDRVLLITPKKKIQEIKALREKAIEKFGEDLG
- a CDS encoding SprT-like domain-containing protein; translation: MREILERYIPERAVSPVFEMIKDNNVHLKIVNERKTRHGDYRRMPNGAQQITVNANLNKYRFLITLVHEIAHLLAFEKFGRQIKPHGQEWKFTFRELMLPFIRPEIFPSGLLPLIAQHFRNPKASSDTDAKLSVALKTFDPENDKNYIFEIPLGGIFRIYNGKTFKKGERRIKRYECLEVDTGKIYLFQPNAEVELLKN
- a CDS encoding SDR family NAD(P)-dependent oxidoreductase gives rise to the protein MKHIVITGTSRGMGYEMVKLFAEKGYKVLALSRNDKPVSELNLENVTAISCDISKAEDLEKVSAFVETKWKQVDVLINNAGALINKDFEKISAEEFQQIYSTNVFGVIGLTQKMLPFMKKDAHVVNISTMGGVQGSVKFPGLSAYSSSKAAVITLTELLAEEYKEKGPSFNVLALGAVQTEMLEEAFPGLEVPLSAKDMAEYIANFSLTGHKFYNGKLLQVSNSTP
- a CDS encoding M28 family metallopeptidase; the encoded protein is MRKITLSFTILAASLLTISCGNSQAVQSSQEVKTSLNVNVQQNEVEALLNYLSSNELAGRQTGTEGIELAAQRIEKVFEANGIQKYFDTYRHNFEINGVEGFNIVGMLEGNDPKLKDEFIVLGAHYDHIGIQEPIEGDSIANGANDNAAGTVAVVELAKKFAKIDNNKRSIMFVLFSAEEMGLVGAKRIAQELKEDKLDLYALFNFEMIGVPMNNKDYIGYLTGYENSNFAEKFNEYSGEKVLGFLPQAKEYNLFKRSDNYPFFEEFNVPAQTISTFDFTNYDYYHHVADEAEKLDLAHMTNVIESVIPGILKMANTPEKEIKLNKQVSE